In Alteromonas mediterranea DE, a single genomic region encodes these proteins:
- the sbcB gene encoding exodeoxyribonuclease I: MHTPTFLWHDFETFGTSPQKDLPCQFAAVRTDMDLNVVGKPINIMSAIANDYLPHPEACLVTGITPQQTIRDGSNEADFAAKIYHEMSTPNTCSVGFNSIRFDDEVSRYLFYRNFYDPYSREWRNGNSRWDIIDVARACYALRPDGINWPLREDGSPSFRLEALTAANNIGHDNAHDALNDVYATISLAKLIKEKQPRLFDYALSLRNKHSVMQQIDLSKPSVLLHISSKLPASQGCCTWVMPIAKHPTNSNAFIVIDLSHDIDSVLNDSADEIKQALYAPSDTYDDARERPGLKLIHVNRSPFITTAKAMTEDNAERLGLDRERCLDNYKKLASTPDLVSKIVAIYEEERHSSELDIDHALYSGGFLSDEDRRWCENVINAKPEDLATFGDKTQHEGLKKLLFRYRARNYPNTLSADEMTKWQYHRQARLTDSDFHGSITLETYMMRLESLAHEHSDNPEKQAILRALYQYAENL; the protein is encoded by the coding sequence ATGCATACACCTACATTTTTGTGGCACGATTTCGAAACCTTTGGCACAAGCCCACAAAAAGATCTCCCTTGCCAATTTGCCGCTGTTAGAACGGACATGGACTTAAATGTCGTTGGTAAGCCCATCAATATTATGAGCGCAATTGCTAACGATTACCTGCCTCATCCAGAAGCGTGTCTTGTTACTGGGATCACGCCTCAACAAACCATCAGAGATGGCTCAAACGAAGCTGATTTTGCTGCAAAAATTTATCATGAGATGTCTACGCCGAATACCTGTAGCGTGGGCTTTAATAGTATTCGCTTCGACGATGAAGTGTCCCGCTATCTATTTTATCGAAACTTCTACGACCCGTATTCAAGAGAATGGCGCAATGGAAATAGCCGCTGGGACATCATCGACGTAGCAAGAGCCTGCTATGCGTTAAGACCAGACGGTATCAATTGGCCATTGAGAGAAGATGGTTCGCCAAGTTTTAGGCTTGAAGCATTAACGGCTGCCAATAATATCGGACATGATAACGCACACGATGCGCTAAACGACGTTTACGCCACCATATCTCTTGCCAAGCTGATAAAAGAAAAGCAGCCGCGCTTATTCGACTACGCGCTTTCTTTGCGTAATAAGCATTCCGTTATGCAGCAAATAGATTTGAGCAAGCCATCAGTATTGCTTCATATATCGTCAAAGCTGCCGGCCTCACAGGGTTGCTGTACATGGGTTATGCCGATTGCTAAACACCCGACTAATTCCAATGCGTTTATCGTGATTGATTTGTCTCACGATATAGACAGCGTGTTAAATGATTCTGCAGATGAAATTAAGCAAGCACTGTACGCGCCTTCCGATACGTATGATGATGCGCGAGAGCGCCCGGGGCTTAAGCTTATTCACGTGAACCGCTCTCCCTTCATTACCACAGCCAAAGCCATGACAGAAGACAATGCAGAGCGGCTCGGCTTAGACCGCGAGCGCTGCTTAGATAACTACAAAAAGCTGGCAAGCACACCAGATTTAGTTAGTAAAATTGTGGCAATATATGAAGAAGAGCGACATAGCAGCGAACTTGATATTGACCACGCGCTATACAGCGGCGGGTTCCTTAGCGATGAAGACCGGCGCTGGTGTGAAAATGTGATAAATGCTAAACCAGAAGATTTAGCGACGTTCGGTGATAAAACGCAGCACGAAGGGTTGAAAAAATTGCTGTTTCGATATCGCGCAAGAAACTACCCCAATACGCTTTCTGCCGACGAAATGACAAAATGGCAGTACCACCGTCAGGCGCGACTCACCGATTCGGATTTTCACGGTTCTATAACGCTGGAAACCTATATGATGAGGCTTGAATCTCTGGCTCATGAGCACAGTGACAACCCTGAAAAGCAAGCGATATTACGCGCCCTCTATCAATATGCCGAAAACCTTTGA